In one Oryzias latipes chromosome 13, ASM223467v1 genomic region, the following are encoded:
- the calm3 gene encoding calmodulin-3, protein MADQLTEEQIAEFKEAFSLFDKDGDGTITTKELGTVMRSLGQNPTEAELQDMINEVDADGNGTIDFPEFLTMMARKMKDTDSEEEIREAFRVFDKDGNGYISAAELRHVMTNLGEKLTDEEVDEMIREADIDGDGQVNYEEFVQMMTAK, encoded by the exons GCGGATCAGCTGACTGAAGAGCAGATTGCTG AGTTTAAAGAAGCATTTTCGCTGTTCGACAAGGATGGCGACGGTACAATTACAACCAAAGAGCTGGGGACAGTGATGCGCTCTCTGGGACAGAACCCCACAGAGGCAGAGTTGCAGGACATGATCAATGAAGTGGATGCTGATG GTAATGGGACTATTGATTTCCCTGAGTTCCTGACGATGATGGCCAGAAAGATGAAGGATACAGATAGTGAAGAAGAAATCAGAGAAGCTTTCAGAGTTTTTGACAAG GATGGGAACGGGTACATCAGCGCAGCTGAGCTACGACACGTTATGACCAACTTGGGTGAGAAGCTCACTGATGAGGAGGTGGATGAGATGATCCGTGAGGCTGACATCGATGGAGATGGTCAGGTCAACTATGAGG agtttgtccagatgatgactGCCAAGTGA